A section of the Nymphaea colorata isolate Beijing-Zhang1983 unplaced genomic scaffold, ASM883128v2 scaffold0160, whole genome shotgun sequence genome encodes:
- the LOC126409397 gene encoding photosystem II CP47 reaction center protein — protein sequence MGLPWYRVHTVVLNDPGRLLSVHIMHTALVSGWAGSMALYELAVFDPSDPVLDPMWRQGMFVIPFMTRLGITNSWGGWSITGGTVTNPGIWSYEGVAGAHIVFSGLCFLAAIWHWVYWDLEIFCDERTGKPSLDLPKIFGIHLFLSGVACFGFGAFHVTGLYGPGIWVSDPYGLTGKVQPVSPSWGAEGFDPFVPGGIASHHIAAGTLGILAGLFHLSVRPPQRLYKALRMGNIETVLSSSIAAVFFAAFVVAGTMWYGSATTPIELFGPTRYQWDQGYFQQEIYRRVNAGLAENLSLSESWSKIPDKLAFYDYIGNNPAKGGLFRAGSMDNGDGIAVGWLGHPVFRDKEGHELFVRRMPTFFETFPVVLVDGDGIVRADVPFRRAESKYSVEQVGVTVEFYGGELDGVSYNDPATVKKYARRAQLGEIFELDRATLKSDGVFRSSPRGWFTFGHASFALLFFFGHIWHGARTLFRDVFAGIDPDLDAQVEFGTFQKLGDPTTRRQVV from the coding sequence ATGGGTTTGCCTTGGTATCGTGTTCATACTGTCGTATTGAATGATCCTGGTCGCTTGCTTTCTGTCCATATAATGCATACAGCTCTAGTTTCTGGTTGGGCCGGTTCTATGGCTCTATACGAATTAGCTGTTTTTGATCCCTCTGATCCCGTTCTTGATCCAATGTGGCGACAAGGTATGTTCGTTATACCCTTCATGACTCGTTTAGGAATAACCAATTCATGGGGCGGTTGGAGTATTACAGGAGGAACTGTAACCAATCCGGGTATTTGGAGTTACGAAGGTGTTGCCGGGGCACACATTGTGTTTTCTGGCTTGTGCTTCTTGGCAGCTATCTGGCATTGGGTGTATTGGGATCTAGAAATATTCTGTGATGAACGTACGGGAAAACCCTCTTTGGATTTGCCCAAGATCTTtggaattcatttatttttatctggGGTGGCTTGCTTTGGGTTTGGTGCATTTCATGTAACAGGTTTGTATGGCCCTGGAATATGGGTGTCTGATCCTTATGGGCTAACCGGAAAAGTGCAACCTGTAAGTCCTTCATGGGGCGCGGAGGGTTTTGATCCTTTTGTTCCGGGGGGGATAGCTTCTCATCATATTGCAGCGGGCACCTTGGGAATATTAGCGGGTCTATTCCATCTTAGTGTTCGCCCGCCCCAACGTCTATACAAAGCATTACGTATGGGCAATATTGAAACTGTGCTTTCCAGTAGTATCGCTGCTGTGTTTTTTGCAGCTTTCGTTGTTGCTGGAACTATGTGGTATGGTTCAGCGACTACTCCGATCGAATTATTTGGTCCTACTCGTTATCAGTGGGATCAGGGATATTTCCAGCAAGAAATATATCGAAGAGTTAACGCCGGGCTAGCTGAAAATCTGAGTTTATCGGAATCTTGGTCTAAAATTCCCGATAAACTagctttttatgattatatcGGTAATAATCCGGCGAAAGGAGGATTGTTCAGAGCCGGCTCAATGGACAACGGGGATGGAATAGCTGTTGGGTGGTTAGGACACCCTGTCTTTAGAGATAAAGAGGGGCATGAACTTTTTGTACGTCGTATGCCTACcttctttgaaacatttccGGTAGTTTTGGTAGATGGAGACGGAATTGTGAGAGCCGATGTTCCTTTTAGAAGGGCAGAATCCAAGTATAGTGTCGAACAAGTGGGTGTAACTGTTGAGTTCTATGGTGGTGAACTCGATGGAGTCAGTTATAATGATCCTGCTACTGTGAAAAAATATGCTAGACGTGCCCAATTgggtgaaatttttgaattggatcgCGCTACTTTGAAATCCGATGGTGTTTTTCGTAGTAGTCCAAGGGGTTGGTTCACTTTTGGACATGCTTcgtttgctttgcttttctttttcggcCACATTTGGCATGGTGCTAGAACCTTGTTCAGAGATGTTTTTGCTGGTATCGACCCAGATTTAGATGCTCAAGTGGAATTTGGAACCTTCCAAAAACTGGGGGATCCAACTACAAGGAGACAAGTAGTCTGA
- the LOC126409395 gene encoding cytochrome b6-like — translation MIPNEQSFGSLILSGKIESSEVSKRFQIFLFYCTLQPEPVLGCFRLSRTRRNSHIRFLEGESLRLRFTYLNKVYDWFEERLEIQAIADDITSKYVPPHVNIFHCLGGITLTCFLVQVATGFAMTFYYRPTVTEAFASVQYIMTEANFGWLIRSVHRWSASMMVLMMILHVFRVYLTGGFKKPRELTWVTGVVLAVLTASFGVTGYSLPWDQIGYWAVKIVTGVPEAIPIVGSPLVELLRGSASVGQSTLTRFYSLHTFVLPLLTAVFMLMHFSMIRKQGISGPL, via the exons ATGATCCCAAATGAACAG AGTTTTGGTTCCCTCATTTTATCTGGAAAGATTGAATCAAGTGAAGTCTCTAAAAggtttcaaatctttcttttctattgcacGTTGCAACCAGAACCAGTATTGGGGTGTTTTCGCTTGAGCCGTACGAGACGAAATTCTCATATACGGTTCTTAGAGGGGGAGTCCCTTCGCCTTCGGTTCACCTATCTCAATAAAGTATATGATTGGTTCGAGGAGCGTCTCGAGATTCAAGCGATTGCAGATGATATAACTAGTAAATATGTTCCTCCTCATGTCAATATATTTCATTGTCTAGGAGGGATCACACTTACTTGCTTTTTAGTACAAGTAGCTACGGGTTTTGCTATGACTTTTTACTATCGCCCGACCGTCACAGAAGCTTTTGCCTCTGTTCAATACATAATGACTGAAGCCAACTTCGGTTGGTTAATCCGATCAGTTCATCGATGGTCAGCAAGTATGATGGTTCTAATGATGATCCTGCACGTATTTCGTGTTTATCTCACAGGTGGTTTTAAGAAACCACGTGAATTGACTTGGGTTACGGGTGTAGTTCTGGCTGTGTTGACTGCATCCTTTGGGGTAACTGGTTATTCTTTACCTTGGGACCAAATTGGGTATTGGGCAGTCAAAATTGTAACTGGTGTACCTGAGGCTATCCCTATAGTGGGATCGCCCTTGGTAGAGTTATTACGCGGAAGTGCTAGCGTGGGTCAATCCACTTTGACCCGCTTTTATAGTTTACACACTTTTGTATTACCTCTTCTTACCGCCGTATTTATGTTAATGCACTTTTCAATGATACGTAAGCAAGGTATTTCAGGTCCTTTATAG